GAGTCGAAACACTATCGCGGGGCTTAGCGATGATCAGTTTAAGTGGGGGCAAAGCTCCGATCGGAGTAACGACTTCACCTTTTCCAGTAACTAGAGCGGGCTCACTATAGACACAAAAAGGAACGTCAGAGTCGATCTCAAGACCGATCTTTGCCAGTTGAGCTTTGGAGAGTCCAAGATTCCAGAGAGTATTCAGGCCGCGTAAAACGGCGGCCGCATCTGAAGAGCCACCGCCCATTCCAGCAGCGACAGGGATCTTTTTATCGATGACGATCTCGACCCCTGCGTCGATCTGATAGCGTTCTTTGAGTTTTTTAGCCGCTTGGTAAGCTAGATTTCGTTGATCGATCGGTAAAAAACCAGAGTCTGTTTTTACAGTGATCTCTTTGAGCTTTTTGGAAGTTTTGATATGCACATAATCTGCGAGGTCAACTGCGATCATGACCATCTTCCATTCTTGCTCGCCGTTTTGATGACGAAATGGGGTATCTAAGCTGAAGTTTAGTTTAGCCGGAGCTTTTTCCGATATCTCCATTTGATTCACCTGTCTATCATTACAGTTATTTAGTTTAATTATACTTAACTAGACCATATTTTAAAAGGGTGAACCATAGTTAGCTAAGAAAATGCCGTTATCAGTACGAGAGTAGGGAAAAAACGGTTGACGTGATCGACTGTCAGTGATAATCTATAATAGTTTGTTTCAGAACCGAACGTTAACTTGTTAGCTCTAGATCCCAGATATATTTTTTTAAAATTTCTTTATCGATAGTAAATTGCGAACTATTTGTTTTAAAATGAGTTAAATATCTAGGAAAAAGCTGATCAATACCGTATAATGTAACTAAATTTTGTGATCAAAATATTGTACTGATCTCAAATAGGTTAGAAAAAACTAGTCTAGTTTGCATAATTCATAGTAAATAAAATTAAGAAAGGAAAAGCTATATTTTTGATATAGCAGTGGACTTAAATTTGAAGACAAGAAGAAGTGATCGCCTGATCGATATGACAAGATATCTCTTAGAATCGCCCCATACATTGATCTCCTTAACTTTTTTTGCCGACCGCTATGAATCAGCTAAATCTTCGATCAGTGAAGATCTAGCGATCATCAAGCGCACTTTCAAACTACGCGGGATCGGTATTTTAGAAACGATCCCTGGAGCAGCTGGGGGCGCGCGCTTTATCCCTTCGATCTCAGAGCATGAGGCGCGTGAATTTATCGCAGAGATGACGACAGAACTTTCAGAACAAGATCGTCTCTTGCCAGGAGGTTATGTCTATCTTTCCGATCTATTAGGACGTCCTGACGTTTTACGTAAAGTTGGACGCGTGATCGCTCGCCAATATATCGATAAAAAGATCGATGCAGTGATGACTGTTGCTACGAAAGGTGTGCCGATCGCACAAAGTGTTTCGAGCTATTTGAATGTTCCCTTTGTGATCGTGCGGCGTGATTCAAAGATCACTGAAGGTTCGACAGTCTCAGTGAATTACGTTTCTGGATCAAGTGAGCGGATCGAAAAGATGGAATTATCAAAAAGGAGTTTAAAGCGAGGCTCACACGTTCTTGTTGTCGATGATTTCATGAAAGGTGGCGGTACCGTCAACGGGATGAGATCAATGATCGAAGAGTTTGAATCTGAATTAGTTGGGATCACAGTTTTTGCTGAAGGATCTTTTGACGGACAACGAATGGTCGAAGATTATACTTCACTTTTGAAAGTCGATCAAGTCAATACGATCGATAAGACGATCAAAGTTAGTCCTGGAAATTACTTAGAAAAAGTCTTTGATAAAAATTAATAATTAAAGCTACGGGAGACCGTGGCTTTTTAGTTTAGCTAGCTTGAAAGAAGCTAACTGCTGGGGTATCATGAATAGTGTTATAAGATATGAAAGAAAGGAATGCCGACCGTTTGGGAGGCAAGATCTCAAAATGACAGCAAAATATGCGATCATCTTGGCTGCTGGCCAAGGGACTAGAATGAAGTCTAAATTATATAAAGTATTACACCCAGTTTGTGGAAAGGCGATGGTCGATCACGTTTTGACACAACTTGAACAAGATAACTTAGATGAGATCGTGACGATCATCGGTCACGGAGCTGATAAAGTTCAAGAAACGTTAGGAACACGGACTAAATATGCTTTACAGGCTGAACAGCTCGGAACAGGTCATGCAGTTTTACAAGCTGAAGATATCCTAGGTGATAAAGAGGGGATGACTTTGATCACGTGTGGTGATACGCCACTCTTTACGGCTGAGACCTTTGCTAAACTTTTTGAACATCATGAACAAACTGGTGCGAAAGCGACTGTTTTGACGGCTAAAACAGATGCTCCTTTTGGTTATGGTCGGGTCGTTCGTGACAGCCACGATGAAGTCGAAAAGATCGTTGAACAAAAGGATGCAACTCCACAAGAACAAGCGATCAACGAGATCAATACTGGGGTCTATTGTTTTGACAATCAAGCTCTTTTTAAGGCGCTACATGAAGTGACAAATGATAATGCTCAAGGTGAATACTATTTGCCAGATGTGATCGAGATCTTAAAGAATGCCGGGGAAGTCGTCAGTGCGTACTGTATGGACGATTTTGAAGAGTCAATGGGTGTTAATGATCGCGTCGCTTTAGCGAAAGCAACTGAGATCATGCAACGACGGATCAATGAAAAACACATGCGAAATGGTGTGACATTAGTTGATCCAAAGGCAACTTACATTGATGTCGATGTTGTGATCGGACAAGATACTGTCATTGAACCTGGAGTAGTTTTGAAAGGAAACACAGTGATCGGTAGTGATTGTGTGATCGGGGCTCATTCACAACTAAACGATGCACTCTTAGCAGATGGGATCACAGTTAAAGCTTCTTACCTTGAAAAGGCGCAAATGGCCAAGAATTCAAATATTGGACCATATAGTCACTTGCGCCCAGAAGCACAGATCGGTGAGGGTGTGCATATTGGTAATTTTGTTGAAGTCAAAAAAGCACAGATCGGTAAAAATACTAAAGTTGGGCATCTGACTTATGTTGGTGATGCTACGCTTGGACAAGAGATCAATGTAGGTTGCGGAACTGTTTTTGTAAACTATGATGGTCAAAATAAACACCATACGACAGTTGGAGATTATTCTTTTATCGGTAGTGGTTCAAACATTATTGCTCCAGTTGAGATCGCAGACCATGCTTACGTAGCTGCTGGTTCAACGATCACAGAAGACGTAGCTTCGCGTGCGATGGCGATCGCGCGGGGACGCCAAGTCAACAAAGAAGGTTACTATGATCGTTACCCAGTTGCTAAAGCAGCCGCTGAAACAGAAGAAAAAAATAAGTCATAAAAACGCAAAAAATCATGAAACTGCTTGATTTTAGCTGTTCAAATGAATATATTATAATTAGATAAATTTGTTTTTGGAGGATACTATGTCTGAACACTATAATAGTTCAAAGATCAAGATCTTTGCTTTGAACTCTAATAAGCCTTTGGCTGAAAAAATTGCTGCTTCTGTTGGTGTACCATTAGGAAAAACCTCGGTCGACCGCTTTAGCGATGGTGAGATCCGGATCAACATCGAAGAATCGATCCGTGGGGACGAGATCTTTATCGTCCAATCGACTTCTGCTCCGGTCAACGATAATTTGATGGAACTTTTGATCATGATCGATGCGTTACGGCGTGCAAGTGCCGAAACGATCAATGTCGTGATCCCATATTATGGTTATGCACGCCAAGATCGCAAAGCCCGTTCACGTGAACCGATCACAGCTAAATTAGTTGCTGATATGGTTGAAAAAGCTGGAGCAGATCGTGCGATCATGTTAGATCTGCATGCTGCGCAGATCCAAGGTTTCTTCGATATTCCAGTCGATCACTTGATGGGCGCACCTTTATTGGCAGATTACTTCTTAACTCAAGGTTTGGACAAAGATGCAGTTGTTGTTTCGCCTGATCATGGTGGTGTGACACGTGCACGCAAATTAGCTGAATTCTTAAAAGCACCGATCGCGATCATCGATAAGCGCCGTCCACGTGCTAATGTTGCTGAGATCATGAACATTATCGGTTCAGTTGATGGTAAACGTTGTATTTTGATCGATGATATGATCGATACGGCTGGAACGATCACGTTAGCTGCGCAAGCTTTGATGGATGCTGGTGCGATCGAAGTTTACGCTTCAGCTACTCATCCAGTTTTATCTGGTCCTGCGATCGAACGGATCGAAAAATCTCCGATCAAACAGTTAGTTGTAACAGACTCTATCCAACTTCCGGAAGAAAAGCAGATCGATAAGTTAGTTCAAGTTTCAGTTGGACCACTTATCGGTGATGCGATCAAACGTATTCACGAAAACAAACCGGTCAGTCCGTTATTTACGACGCGCTTCCGGCGTAACTAAAAGAAAGCCTCGCTCAAAATGCGAGGCTTTTTTAGATGTTTTTATCACTGTAAACGATGAACGACTTCAAAACGTTTAGCTTCAGCTTTTTCTTCAGCTAAAGCAGCAGCTTCATCAAAAACAAAGTATGGTTTGCCATCCTTTTCGCGGGTGATCAAGATCGGGCGCTCGATCTTTTTACGGTAGATCTGAGCTGCCACATAGGCACTGTCAAAATCGTATTCACTAGCGATCGAATCGCCAGGATTAAAGAAAAAATTCTCACTCATCAGATATCTATCCTTTCTATCTATCCTCATATAGCCTTATTTTAGCACTGATCGATAAGCGTGGCGAAACTTTCGAACTGATTGACAAGCTTTTACATCTAGCTTATGCTTTTTAAGATGTAGAGGTGAATATAGTGGAAGAAAAAACACCAACGACAATGGCGTTATTAGGTTATTTTAGTTTGTCGATCTTTTTAAATAGTTTAGGTAATGCGTTGACTGTCGCGATCAATTTAGGTAGTGCTTTATGGACAGCTGCAGCGGTCAACCTATCCAATGTCTTTCCGATCACTTTGAGTGTGATGTTATTTATTTCAGGCGCACTTGTGATCTTGACGAATACATTCATTTTAAGACGTTTTGAAATAAAACGCATTTTAGGCAATTTGATCTTTATGGTACCGTTTGCGTGGTTAGTCGGCGCATTTGAAAATTGGTTAGTTAAGCTTGGGATCACGACTTTACCGCTGATACTCCAAGTTGTTTTAGATTGTTTTGGAGTCATTTTGATCGCTTTAGCAATTTCGCTATATCAAAGAGTCAATTGGATGCTCCATCCAGTCGATGATCTGATGCAGATCATTCGTTTTAAATATTTTAAAGGGAACGCGACTTTAGCACAATTAGTCGTCTTTAGTCCCCCGATCGTTGCGATCTTGATCTCAGTTTTGGTGACACATCAGATCTATGCGATCAACATTGGAACTTTATTTGCTTTATTGTTTCAAGGGACACTAGTTGGCTTTTTTGATAAATATGCCTTTTCTAAATTAAAACACCAAAAACTTGACGAAAAACTGTAATGCTGTTGCGCAATAGTAAGAGAATATGATACATTTAGTGGACTAGACTAAAAGAATGTGAGGAACGATCATTGATCACAGTAAGCGATGTAAGTTTAAACTTTTCAGGCCGTTTGTTATATGATGATGTCAATTTAAAATTTACCCCAGGAAACTGTTATGGGGTGATCGGAGCTAATGGCGCAGGTAAATCAACTTTTTTAAAATTACTTGAAGGTAAATTAGCCCCAACGACTGGAACGATCACGACTGGACCTAATGAACGGATCTCAAGTTTGAACCAAAATCACTTTGGATTTGAAGAATTTGAAGTTTTAGAGACCGTGATCCAAGGTTACGAAGAACTCTATGCGATCATGAAAGAAAAAGACGCCCTTTATGCTAAAGCTGATTTTACTGAAGAAGATGGGTTAAAAGCAGCTGAGTTGGAAGCACGTTTTGCTGAATTAGACGGCTGGAATGCTGAAGCAGATGCTTCCCAACTTTTACAATCTTTAGGGATCAAAGAAAGTATGCACACCCAAAAGATGAGTGAGCTAGCTGAAAGTGAAAAAGTCAAAGTTTTACTGGCGCAAGCGCTTTTTGGAGAGCCCGATATTTTACTTTTAGACGAACCGACAAACGGTCTAGATGTTCAGACTATCAGCTGGTTAGAAGACTTTTTAGCTGATTATCCTAAGATCGTGATCGTCGTTTCGCACGACCGGCACTTCTTGAATCAAGTATGTACAGAAATGTGTGATGTTGACTTTGGTAAGATCAAACTTTATGTTGGAAATTATGATTTCTGGCTTGAATCAAGCCAATTAGCAGCGAAACTTCAAGCCGATGCGAATGCAAAAAAAGAAGAAAAGATCAAAGAATTACAAGATTTTATCGCGCGTTTCTCGGCTAATGCCTCTAAATCAAAGCAAGCGACTTCACGGAAAAAACAATTAGAAAAGATCACATTAGACGACATCAAACCATCATCTCGGAAATATCCGTTTGTTAAATTTGAGATGCAACGTGAACTTGGAAACGATCTAGTCCGTGTTGAAAACGTCTCTAAAACGATCGACGGCATCAAGATCTTAGATAACGTCAGTTTTATGATCCGACCTGGCGAAAAAGCAGCGCTTGTCTCGCGAAACGACTTAGCGACAACGACTTTGATGCAGATCTTAGCCGGCAAATTAGAGCCAGATACAGGCAGTGTGACTTGGGGGCAAACGGCGATCCCAAGTTATATGCCACGTGACTTAGATGGCAACTTCAATAACGACGAATTATCGATCTTAGATTGGTTACGCCAATACGCTAATAAAGAACAAAATGATAATACTTTCTTGCGTGGTTTCTTAGGTAAGATGCTCTTTTCTGGCGATGATATCCAAAAACAGATCAAAGTTCTGTCTGGTGGTGAGAAAGTTCGGTGTATGCTCTCAAAGATGATGCTCGAACAAGGAAACGTCTTGCTTCTAGACGATCCTACGAACCACTTAGATCTTGAATCGATCACAGCTTTAAACGATGCCTTGATCGATTTTAAGGGTTCTTTGATCTTTACGTCACATGATCATCAGTTTATTCAAACGATCGCTGATCATATCATTGAAGTTTCCGATAAAGGGATCGTTGATCGGGCGGAAACGACATACGATGAATTTTTACAACACGAGACAGTTCAGGCTCAAGTAAAAGAACTTTACTAACTAAAAAGATCCAGCTTTGCTTGCTGGATCTTTTTTATTTAGGTCTGATCTTGGTGACTTCGCCAGATGCTAGACATGTCCCGTCTTGTAAGACGAGTTCGCCTTTGGTATTGATATCGCTGACAAAAGCGCTAAATTCTTTTTGCCCTTGTGTGATCGTGACGTGATGCCCGATCACATTGCTATGAGCTTTATATTCTGCCATAAAAGACCCTGTATAGTAATCAGCGTAAAGGCTAAAAAAGTTGTTCAAAAATGTAGCGATAAATCGATTACGTGAGAGTTCAGTTTGTAAGACGTAAGACCGCAACGATCCAGCCCGTTGTTGTAATTCTGAAGGGAAAGTTTTAGGATCAGTCAAAAAATTGATCCCACACCCGACGACTACTTGGTTCAAACTGCGAGTCTCTAGATCTGTGATCCCTTCCGTTAAGATCCCACAAACTTTCTTGTCGGAAACGATGATATCATTGACCCATTTGATCTGTGGAGATAGCTCAAAGAGTTGTTCGAGCGTGCGCGTCAAAGCGACTGCGGTAGCTGTTGTTAAAAGGCCAGGATCAAAATCTAGGCGTGAGTTATCTAAAAGCAAACTCAAGTAGATCCCAGTCCCTTTAGGTGAAATAAATTGACGCCGATAGCGGCCATAGCCTGCGGTTTGCTGATCGGCAAGTACGACGAGTGGTCTTTTGTTAGTCGTTAAACTGAGTTCTTTAGCTTTTAAATTCGTTGAAGGCAAACTGTCAAAGAGCAAAAGATCAAGATCAATCTGGGGAGCAAGATAATATTTGATCCGAGCACTGTTTAACGTGTTGCTATCAAGATAACGATAGCCTTGATGTGGGCGGCTTTCGATCATATGTCCTTGCTCTTGTAAAGATTTGACAGCTTTCCAAACAGCAGTGCGTGAGATGTTTAGACGTTTGGCGAGCTCTTGGCCTGAAAAGTAGTTTTCGTGCTGTGAAAGTAAGGTCAAGATCTGGTCTGTATTTTTCATATTTAAAATTCCTTTCAGTTGAGCTAATCTTATCTTACGTTATTTGCTGTCAGAGTACAATTTTAGCTAAAAAGATAGTTTTTCTTTTTGCTTGTTATTTTGAAGCATGTGTTATGATTATGAAGTAGAACTTAGAATTTTAGATCTAGGAAGTGATAAGAGATGCGGATCAGTAAAAAAACATGGCTGACGTTACTAGGTTTTCTTGTGAGTGGGGTATTCCTTTTTATTTTTATTCAAAATGATGCTTTTTTATATCAGCGACCACTTGGAAAAGTGACGGCAGTCAAAACTGAAAGTACTGAAAAAACAACCGATGTCTATAATAATACTGATCAAGTGACGCGCCAAAAATTGACTTTTGAGATCCTAAACAGCAAATATAAAGGACGCAAGCTTCAAGTTACGAATACATATTCAAACTCAGGTGCGCTCGATCAAAAATATCGTGTTGGCCAACAAGTTTTTTTAGATATTCATGAAAGAAAAGGTGAACTCGACGCTAGTATCGCCGATTATAAACGCGACATTTACCTATTTATGTTGAGTTTTCTTGTGATCTTTTTACTGTACTTGACGATGCAGTTTCAAGGGATCAAAACCTTGCTGAGCGTTGTACTCAACTTTGTCTTATTTTTGCTAGCTGTTGAATTAGATGTTCGTTTGAATTTGACGAACTTCTTTTGGATCTTTGTCGTTTTTGCGGTGATCTTTACAGCACTTTCCTTAACATTAGTGATCGGATTGAACCGCCAGTGTTTGATCACATTTAGTGCGATCATTTTGAGTACGACTTTAGCTTTAGTGATCGGATGTGTGACGCTTTATTTGACTAAAAGCCACGGGATCCATTACGAAGCTTTGGATTATGCGACGCAGTCACCTAAGCAACTCTTTTTGGCTGCGACTGTGATCGGATCATTGGGGGCCGTGATGGATGCAGCGACTGATATCGTTGCGACACTTTTTGAAATGAAAAAAAGCCAACCTAAGACATCTAAAAAACAGCTCTTTTTATCTGGACGCGCTGTGGGACGTTCGATCATGGGACCTTTGATCAATGTTTTGTTATTGATCTTTTTTGCTGAAACGATCGCACTTAGCGTTGTATATTTCAAGACTGGTAATAGTATTGCCTATACATTTGAATGGACGATGGCCCTTGGCGTTGTTCAAGCTTTGATCAGTGGGATCGGGATCGTCTTAACGATCCCGGTTGCGAGTTTCTTAAGTGCATATAGTTTGAGTTTAGGGGGCAAAGAACATGTCAGCGATTAGTTTACTAGCTTTGATCTTATTTGTTTTGATGCTCTTAGTTGGAGGTAAAGAGGGGATCGCAGCTTATTTTAGTGTGATCTTGAATTTTTTGATCTTATTTTTAGTTGTGATCTTGATCACTGGTGGCTTACCAGCGGTTTGGGTCGCCTTTTTTGCCGGGATCTGTATCTTAGCGACGACGATCTATATGGGAACTAAAGATGAAAAAACAGCTAATATTGCTTTTAAAGCGACCTTGATCGTCTTAGTCTTACTGTTGTTATTTGTGATCCCGCTAGACCATTTTGCCCAGATCAAAGGCTTTGCTAACGAACAGTCTGAAGCGATCGAAGCGTTTGACCTTTTGATAGGTGCAAATTTTGAAGAGATCTTGATCGCAACGACTTTGCTCAGCACTTTAGGGGCAACCGCTGAAGCTTCGATCGCGGTTGCGAGTGGTCTAAACGAACTGATCGAAAATGATCCTCAGATCACAGTGGCCCAGATCTTTAAAAGTGGCAAAACGATCGGCTTTCAGATCATGGGAATGACATTTAATACACTCTTTTTTGGAATGTTTGGGAGCGATCTGGCACTGTTTATCTTGCTATATAAACTTGAAGCAGGGCTTGGTTATTATTTGAACTCAAAGATCTTTGTCAAAGAATGCTTGGCTGTTTTGTATTCGGCACTTGCAGTTATTTTAGTGATCTGGATCACGACATATCTGGTCGGCAAAAAGCTCGATCAAAGCCAACGAAAGATCGATAATTAGATCTTAAAAATGGTATAATTCAAATATAAAGATCAACTTATCCTTAAAAGCAAAAAAGATGTTAGGTGATGATCATGAAGATAAGAAAAATATTTTTGACCAGTTTTATTGCGCTCATATGTCTTTTGAGCCTTGGTGGTTGTAGTCATAGTAACGATTCCGCGTTAACTACCAAAGAAGCAACAACTAAAAAAGCTGATCAAAAGATCGAAGAACACTATCAAAATGCGCTATCGTATTTAGAGTCAGGTGAAAATAAGCAAGCTTACGAAGAATTAGGTCAGATCAAGCAACTAAAAAAAGCTCCTCACAAAGTTAGGACTTTGTATAAAGAGCTAGGTTACTTATTATCTGCCAAAAAAGCTGTGACGACTAATGATCTGGAAAAAGCACAGAATAATTTAGCTAAGTTAGAAAAGATCACAGCACCGACGGCATTAGTGACGCAGATCAAAGCGGTACAAAAGGAATATCAAACTGTCAAATTGGCAGATCATTATAGTGATGAAGTAAAGAACTACTACGCTGCGGGAAATTATGCGGCAGCTGGTGGGAGTTTACAAGCTCTTGATTCATTATCTAGTCGCTATCAGGCTGTTGCTTTATTGCAAGAAGAGGTAGCAGAATATGAGACAAAGATCGCAGCTGCTCAGGCAAGTAGTCAAGTAGCTGTCTCTAGTCAAGAGCAAACTCCAGCTAAAACAGAGGGCGACTTTAAAACGACTTCAGGCCAAACTGAACAAAGTATGAGTGGGGCAAGTACAACTGTTGAAACAAGTGGCTACACTAATGCACGAAACTCAAAGATCTTAGGTGCTGAATATAAGAAAGAGACAGGAAGTGAATTGACAAATGCGCCAAACGAAGTTGTCTCTTCGATGTCAGCCAAAATGTCAAATCAAGATGTTTTGAGTGCCTTTAGAAGTGCAACAACGATCCCTCAAGAAGTTGGTGATCAGTATTATGTACAAGATCTAGGGGCAGGATTATATCAGATCGAGATCCGGCATACGAGTTCAAGTCAGCCACAAGTCTCAAACTTAAAAGGAATGTATCGGTTCAATGTCGATACTAAAGTGGCTGAGAAATTAAATGAGATCTCAGGTCAATATGAAAAGGTGAATTGAAAAAAGTGAAAGAAACGTTTAAAGAACGACTTTGGTTAAAGGGAGATCTTTTGATCTTAGGTTTAGCTTTGATCAGTGGGATCTTTGCCCGCTTAAGTGGTTTTCATGTTTTAGTGTCAGATGTTTTATTTATGAGTGGCTTAGTTTTGCTCTGTATTATGATGGTCGATATTTTGTTACATGCAGGGTTGATGGCTGGCTGGTTCCAAAAACAACGTAAGGGTGAAAGCGATGAGGAATTTGCCAAACGAAAGATCGATATCAAACGTGTTGCTTCAGAAAAGAAGAATGCACCGATCCACTTTGAAAAACTTGGCGTAAATTGCTTAGTTTTAGGGTGTGGTTTGATCGTGATCGCGATCTTGATCACAGTGTAGCAAAAAAGAGCTTGAGGAGAGATCCTCGAGCTCTTTTTTAAATGATCTTATCATTTTTGATATGTTGCGAAAATTCTTGATAAACGGGTTCAAATAGATCTTTTTGTTCATCTGGTGAAAGCATTTGTTTTGGAAAAAAGAAACGTTCGTCACCAAGTTCTTTATCTGTAACTGCACGAACGAGTTCGGAGTTTTCAGATAATTCAGTCAACTCGCCATTTTGTAGACTTAAAAGGATCTTTGCTTTTGAATCATATAAAGCATATGGTAAATTGTAACTGTCATTTGTAGCCGTATAGTAAGTCGCATCGTAACCGGCTTGGGTGACGAGCTCTTCTAGAGTTGGCAGTAACTCTTTTTTATCGGCTGGAACGCGGACAGATTTTAAAGGTTTGCGATCTAAAAAACGTATCACTAGGTCGCGTAAGATCGGATCTTCACATGTGCGCCAGAGGGCAAAGCAAGCATTTAATGTGCCGTCATCTAAAGCAAGATAAGCTTTGAGATCAAAATCACCCTCAAAAAAGGGAGCTAAAAGGCGCGAAGCAAAATTGACAGGTAATTTTTGCTGTTGGTAGAGATCTTTAGCGCGTTTTAAAAGATGAGCTAAGATCACTTCAAAAGAGCGGGAAACAGGGTGAAAATAAACTTGTTGATACATTTGCAAGCGGCTGATGATATAGTCTTCGACTGCGTGCATCCCGCTATAATCAAATGTTATCCCCCCAGAATATGGGCGCATCACGCGTAAGATCCGCGTTAGATCAAAAGTCCCATAATCAGTACCTGTAAAATACGAGTCGCGGAGAAGATAATCCATTCGGTCAGCGTCGACTTGACTGGAGATCATCTGAACGACGCGCGGATCAGGATAAGTTTTTTCAATGACACTTGCGACTTTCTCAGGAAACTCAGGTGCAACTTTTTGTAAAACAGCATTGATCTCTGTCGTTTCA
This window of the Ligilactobacillus faecis genome carries:
- a CDS encoding HD domain-containing protein, yielding MLPREKVLRDPIHDYIYIQHEVILDLINTKEFQRLRRIKQLGTTNLTFHGAEHSRFTHSVGVYEITRRICDLFLRNYPTKQVGDGLWDDSERLVVLCAALLHDVGHGAYSHTFEHIFKTDHEKMTRQIITSETTEINAVLQKVAPEFPEKVASVIEKTYPDPRVVQMISSQVDADRMDYLLRDSYFTGTDYGTFDLTRILRVMRPYSGGITFDYSGMHAVEDYIISRLQMYQQVYFHPVSRSFEVILAHLLKRAKDLYQQQKLPVNFASRLLAPFFEGDFDLKAYLALDDGTLNACFALWRTCEDPILRDLVIRFLDRKPLKSVRVPADKKELLPTLEELVTQAGYDATYYTATNDSYNLPYALYDSKAKILLSLQNGELTELSENSELVRAVTDKELGDERFFFPKQMLSPDEQKDLFEPVYQEFSQHIKNDKII
- a CDS encoding YibE/F family protein codes for the protein MSAISLLALILFVLMLLVGGKEGIAAYFSVILNFLILFLVVILITGGLPAVWVAFFAGICILATTIYMGTKDEKTANIAFKATLIVLVLLLLFVIPLDHFAQIKGFANEQSEAIEAFDLLIGANFEEILIATTLLSTLGATAEASIAVASGLNELIENDPQITVAQIFKSGKTIGFQIMGMTFNTLFFGMFGSDLALFILLYKLEAGLGYYLNSKIFVKECLAVLYSALAVILVIWITTYLVGKKLDQSQRKIDN
- a CDS encoding DUF3899 domain-containing protein encodes the protein MKETFKERLWLKGDLLILGLALISGIFARLSGFHVLVSDVLFMSGLVLLCIMMVDILLHAGLMAGWFQKQRKGESDEEFAKRKIDIKRVASEKKNAPIHFEKLGVNCLVLGCGLIVIAILITV